A genomic segment from Leopardus geoffroyi isolate Oge1 chromosome A2, O.geoffroyi_Oge1_pat1.0, whole genome shotgun sequence encodes:
- the GNG11 gene encoding guanine nucleotide-binding protein G(I)/G(S)/G(O) subunit gamma-11 — MPALHIEDLPEKEKLKMEVEQLRKEVKLQRQQVSKCSEEIKNYIEERSGEDPLVKGIPEDKNPFKEKGSCIIS; from the exons ATGCCGGCCCTTCACATCGAAGATTTGccagaaaaggaaaagctgaagaTGGAAGTTGAGCAACTGCGCAAAGAAGTGAAATTGCAGAGGCAACAG gtgTCTAAATGTTCCGAAGAAATAAAGAACTATATTGAAGAACGTTCTGGAGAGGATCCTCTTGTGAAAGGAATTCCAGAAGACAAGAATCCTTTTAAAGAGAAAGGCAGCtgtattatttcataa